A DNA window from Vigna angularis cultivar LongXiaoDou No.4 chromosome 1, ASM1680809v1, whole genome shotgun sequence contains the following coding sequences:
- the LOC108326373 gene encoding uncharacterized mitochondrial protein AtMg00860-like has translation MVGSLSQAELMEGEIEESGLTFNEEIALNQILGDLVYRKTWEEHTRHLTQVLEVLAKQKLFANKKTWEFGKKQRRYLRHKISEGGVEMDREKITTVLEWPKPRNIKELHGFLVFTSYYRRFIRDYRRMARPLTNLLKKGMFKWPLLRAKAMQKLKEVVTPAPVLALPDFGQTF, from the coding sequence ATGGTTGGGAGCTTGAGCCAAGCTGAACTGATGGAGGGGGAGATAGAAGAGAGTGGCTTAACTTTCAATGAAGAGATAGCACTGAATCAGATTTTAGGGGATTTGGTATATAGAAAAACGTGGGAGGAACACACACGTCATCTCACACAAGTCCTGGAAGTGCTAGCTAAGCAGAAGCTCTTTGCCAACAAGAAGACATGGGAATTTGGCAAGAAGCAGAGGAGATATTTGAGGCACAAAATATCTGAAGGAGGTGTGGAGATGGATAGAGAAAAAATCACAACTGTACTGGAATGGCCTAAACCCAGAAACATCAAGGAGCTACATGGGTTCCTTGTGTTCACAAGTTATTATAGAAGGTTTATTAGGGACTATAGGAGGATGGCTAGGCCCCTTACTAATTTGTTGAAAAAGGGAATGTTCAAGTGGCCCCTACTAAGAGCGAAAGCTATGCAGAAACTCAAGGAAGTTGTTACTCCAGCCCCTGTACTAGCTCTACCCGATTTTGGCCAAACCTTCTAG